The genome window TTTCCGCAATATTCCGAGAGCAACGTCAGTGAACCTACCAAATGGAAGCTCGATATGGCTCCTGTTCACCGCCATGCCGATCCTGGTCTTGTCCCAGCACAAGCGTGCATGTGTCAATCCCAGCATCACCACTGGGGAGAAGAAGACGACGAGAGAGAGATCGAGAGAGAGCATGGAGATGAGCAGAAAAGCCATGGGCAAGGCCGCACCGGACGACCGCGTTGGTCCGACAACAGGCTCTCGGAGGTCGACCGGGGAGGGTAAGGCCACGGCCAAGCAGACAAAAGCACGGTGAGGCCTGGAGGAAGCAGACTAGAACAAGTTCCAAACTGAAGAGCCCGAACCCCCTTGATTCTTCCTGCCGGAACAAGAGGAAAGTCCACCAGCTGACATGGCTACAATGAACGCGAGCACAATAATTGGAGGAGACGGTGGCCAAACAACTGGCGTATGGATCGGAGGGGTAGACTCGTCCAGGCAGGGGGTTGTGTGGAGGAGTCTCGATCTAGAATACGAACTTGTACAAGAGCCAAAAGCTAAGTCCTCGCTCCACAACACACACACAGGCGCCTGCTGCCCCAGCCGAGGAGTTGCCGGCCGCGTAGGGCGGAAGGGATGACGCAAGCAAAGCCGCTTGATGGAAGAGCGCGGGTCCCGCCGCTGCCCCCCACTAACTAAAGCCCCGACAGGGGCCACGTGTCCGACAGTCCGTTTTGTCACTACGTGGGCAGATGGCGGCCGTCGACGGCTTCCTGGAGGCGTCGCCCAGGTGGGGCTGATGCGACGGCAGGAGGTGGTGGATGTCAATTAGTAGGTCAGGTCTTGGGTTACTTGGATGTACTGAACAGCTGCTTCTACATCATAAACTAATGGCCGAAACCTAGCCAGGGGTTATTATACCGTACCGGGTTTGGGTACGTCCTCCGTCTCACCTAAGCTGGACTTAATAAGAGATGGCTTTTTTGCCTTGCCGGGTTTGTGATGCAATCCCGCAACCAAGTGCTATCGTTCTCTCCGATACTTTAACGACGGGGTTCGGCTACGTTTCCCGGACGACTCGTGTACGCGAGCGACGAGCGACGGCGGGAGATCGGCCGTCTAGCGAGCGGGACCCGCAGCGATACGGCATCCGGATGGCACGTGCAGACAGCATCTCGCACGTGGGCGAGGGTGGGCGCACCAGCAGGGCCACCATCCTTGCGTTTCACACTCGGAAGTGGGTGCGGGTGTGGGACGTGGCCCCCGCCACTAGATGTTGCCGGCGTGGTGGGGTCGACGCGCAAGGGGGTGGGGGGGGCGAAGCTTACGTGGGGTGAGCTAAGaagtaaaagataaaaaaaaggtgaaaagtgaaagaaacaaaaaaaatctacgCCCTCCCTCTACTTTATGGCCATCCCCGCGAGGCGGAGACAAAACGTGGCAGGGAGTCAATGGGTTTTTTGACCCGGAGGCTTGGAAGCGAAAGGGTGGGTGGGTGCAGATATGGTGTGTACTGGTGATGATGATGTTTGGGGAGGGGACTACATGTATATAACTTGGACGCATGTTCAATcgatttctctttctctctcaagtcTTTCATCGTAGCCTACCAAATAAATTGATAATAACATTTCATTTCTTTgtgcatacatgtatatattgaaaAGCCATCGTGGCCATTCAtagattctttttttcttttttcgttACAAATCAAAGTACAAGACTAATCCGATGTCTTAATATAATAAAATCTTTACTAGCTATATTAGTTAGCATCTTAAACAAAAATTATTATAGCTTGAATCACATTGATCAACCATCCATATGAAATTTGTGACTTTTTCGTTTGAATATAATTTGAGTGAATCAAAATTAAGTAACGATTGAGTTTCACTCATAATATGTATTCAAAATTGTTAATGTTTTGTGCCCATTAATTTGGCTTCTAAGAAAGGCCCTTTCATGCTTCTACTAGACATAATATTTGCATcccttattaaatatttttataaattttttttatcattcaaaatacaATGAAATAAAATTAAGCTCAAAGCCTATGAAATCATTTACTGTTATTGTTTCATCAAAAAGCTTAATCAATAAATGAAATAACTTAAATTCAATCTTAAAATTTGATCAAAATGATTGTTAATGGTTTGTACCTAACAATCTAACTGTAGTAGGACAAGACCTATCTAGAAAacggaaagaaaaaataattgctgACAAATGATTTATGACTAAACAATGATGTTGGAAACTAGGATAATGCATACTGTGACAaggatgattcatatcatatggtaCACTTTCAGCAAAAAAATaacatctttttttttcctgttaCTTCCTATTTCCACTTTCTTTGTCATCATCAAGACCTGTTGGCTACAGGTCTCATCACAAAAGATTGTCAATTGATTACATTAGTAGAAGGTTTCAAAAATAAACCATATGATTTGGGGTTCTCTCTTGTGCtttatttgtttattatattatgcCATCTTGTTGTGATAATTTGCtttgagtttatatatatatatatttatttatttatatatataatataatataatataaaccaTGCTATCTATATAAGAAAATATGCCTTCTCTGTCAGAATGCTCCTCTTCCATGAGTAGCAGATAATGTACGAATAAAAGACATTAAAAATGATCAATGTTAAacgaattaaattaaaattaggtTATTACAAACTCTTCTTTATAAATCCTTCGTATAGTCATCAAGCCACAAACATAGCATACCACACTGATCAATATGATGTGAGTGTATCTTTGTTCATCTAtccatctttctttcttttttgttttttggttttcCTTCTCATGCTATCACTTTTTCTTTACACAAGAAAGATATATAGTAGCTTTTCCATCCAAATCCTTTCTTTGGAAATCTGGTGCTTATACAACCAAtacatatttaaattatttttctagCTTGAATTAATATCGAACGATTTAAATGTTGGAGATGCCGAAAATGTCACACGTAGCTTTAGAACTTTTGAAGTCTTCGAGCAACATCGATTATGCTGTGTCTGATTGATCTACGTTACTCCATCAGCCACAACGTCATGGAAACAGTAAATCCACGTAAATTTTAATACATGGCAATGTTTCAACACCAGTGATCTCCATTGTTGTGCCGTGGATCTGATTCAGTttggaaaccctaagagaaacAGGATCTATCCCATTGCTGCTGTGTCTTTTCGGTTCAATACCCACCACCGTATCTAGGAAACAATGGCGATCAAAGTTCTTCTTGAGCCATAAGCTTGTGGTCCTAACGCGTGTACTATCACGACGATCTGAAGCAAACAAAGATCATGCTTGTCGGCCTCTTCTCAGCTTTTCTCTTACACTCCATGTTCCACTGTGATGCGAAGAAGATGATGACGCTCTACGACCGGCCTACCCAAAGTGGCCAACGTGCCGCTGTGACTAAACTAATCATGATCCGACCAATATAATACACAAAGCTCGAGCTTAGGCTGAGTCACACGAGATCAAagcgaaaagaaaaagaagaggaggaagccaTTAATTAAGGGAAGTATGCATGTAAAAGAGTGAGATCCTGGGACATGATTAGATTCAGCAGGATCGCCAACGCTTGGGATGGATGATTGCGAGGGCATGGTGTTCCCAAGGATGCATGTGTCGAGATCCTCCTCCCACCATCTCCCATTCCTTCAACCAACAGAAAAGGCCAGCTTTTGATGGAGTATTAAATCCAAGTAAATCAATGTAACTTCTGTCGGTCCCATTGGTTTGCTAAAGTAGACAGGAATTTTTTCCTCctccttttattattatttttacatggTTGATTTAATGGCAGGACTTGGTTACtttaatttgggtgattagtgagAGCAAACTAATCTATATATTTGTCTGCATCAGCCATATTAAATATAAGGATAAAAAACCTGACCTACCCGCCTATATCGATTGTGGGTACATAGTACTAATACAAATAATAAAACAAGAAACCACAAGAATAATGTCAAGTCCATAGCCCAAGGATATGATTGTTTGTGTAATTTAAGGAGGGGTTTTTTAATCATATTATAGTGGCATCTACTTAGTTGTTTATAGCATCTTTATGATCAGATGGAttcaataaaagaaaaaggaaaaccttATTAACAGTGGGTTTCCTTTCACTCTGGATGCTATAGAATGTGCCTAGGAGAAAACACATACAACAACACAAAGTTTTCAATCATATTCAAGTTGGATTTTGGatttatatacatgtaaatatagGAGGACCTATATCTAATATACTAAAATTAATGGATGAAAATGAggattgatatttaaaatttcaggaTAATATTTCGATCGGGAAAATGAAGATTGCACACATCCTTGCAAGCCCGAAAACTTACATATATCCTCTTGTCATTTGACTATTAGGGAGCATATGTTCAAAGTTTAATTGTTGTTTTTGATATCTTAGATATCTGATACTTAAGCTATGTAAAGACCCTAATTTGAAATGACTACCTTTATGCCCTTAATAAAGGCGAAGTAATTTTCCTGGTTGGTGAAGATTTCCTACTCCATGTTACCAAGCAACACGTACGTACAGTAGCCTCTTAAAGTATGCATACACAGCCAAGTGGAAGCCAGTCGATCCAAAGGTCAGTGTGTCAATCTGCtttagcgagagagagagagagagagagagaggttgtaaAGGCTCCCGGAGCAGCGTATCAGTTGGACTCACACATGGGGTGTAAAGCTCGGAGTTCATTAAAGTCACCGCCAAGTTCCACCAATGAGCTTCTGCGCAGCAGTCACAGGCAGGTGGCGCAACACTATCATTTTGAATAGCACGGTGTTGCTTAGGCCAAAAAGTTGGCTGCTTTGGGCTTAAGCTAATCCAGTGGGGAGGGGGAGAGCGGCATGAGGTGGAAGAATAATGCCATGAGCTCTCCCGTGGGGTCCTCGCCCTTCCTTTTCCCACCCAGCAGCCACCAAACATGACACACACAGTCCTCCAGATGTCGGCCTTGCTTCCCATTCTATCCTCTTCTCAGACACCAGCAAGAGGGAGACTGGAGTCTCTCAAGtcataaacacacacacacacacacactcaaagTGGATCTCGTTCTCTTTGTTGAGCTGAACATTTGTAACACCATAAATGCCAGTATTATAAAGTGTTTGCAGAGTCAAAATGGTTTTTAGGCTTATTACTTGGAAGAATTCAGAGGAGACATATACATATTATTAGGTTTTTGATTCATGGGATTGAATATGTCTTTGACATCTTCAACATTGCATTTGCTGTTTGGtgatgtttgatgatttttttccTGCACTTCCCAATTAAAGAGTATGATTAATTATGTGCTACATCCCAATTAAAGGCTACAAACTTCACATATATCTCCTAAAATAAATTGTGCATGACAAATACCATGAGTAATTTTCCCGCTTGATGTTGCAGTTCAACTAGAAAGACTGCACCTCAGTTAACTAAAAGAAAAGGTGCCAAATTTAGCATTTGTAGAAGGAAAAGAAATCATATATTTATTATGAAGGATCAAATTTATAAAGAAGGAGAATTTTTCATATGccatttgacttttttttttaattcgtgtaaataataataagaatactTTTATAGCTATAATGTTAACATTTAATGGTTATTATAAAATGTCTAATAATTGGAAAACAAATGTTATTTTCTTTACAAGAAATGACGCTTCTTAATTCTTTCTTGTGTGATTCAATAATAGGAATAGATAAGGTTAATCATAaggtaatcttttttttttttggaggaaaAATGGATAATTGATCTTAATTTCTTCCTATACAAAATTTCTTTTAGAAAGATATCCCGGAATTTGAAATATCAATGATTAAGTACTTGGAAATTCCAATTAAATATATGCCAATGCGCATAAATTCCTAattcaaaaaaagaaagagaaaaaaatcctACAGAAAAAACTCAAATTCAAATATTAAAGCTTTAGCTTTCGACCTCAAATTCATTCTTTTCTCACACCAAATGGagtcaaaaggaaagaaatagaAACTCAGGAATCGTACTACTTTTTTCCAGTCGTTTttgtttatattattattattattattattattattattattatttttcagaaaAAGAAATTACGTGTTCAAGTAAATATATTCGATTCCCACTCCCGAAACAAGAAAAAGTAAATGTTTTGCCTAATGAATCAATATATTCTCACAATTATGAATCCAAATTGTGGTAGCATTGATTTGCTACCTCTGACATCGATCATGGCTTTACCAGAAGACAAGCAAATTTGGGCATAGCTTTTTGTTGTACTCCAAAACGTTTCCTTGAAATCATTGTCTAAACTATATTCGAAAACGAGGAAACGGGATGTCAGCTGCATTGTTAGACGGACTTTGATCCGATCGAAACGGAAAACGTTTTTGTTAATAGAAACGGGCTGTGTTACGGAGTTCGGCATCACGGGAGGGCGAAGTAGGCATGGACAAAACACTCCTCTCGTCTACGAGCAGCTGTACAGATTGTTGTTCATGCACTCAGCTGCACAGTGGCTGCGGCAGTGAAGTAGTTTGTGGTTACTGTCGTCGTAAAaatcatagagagagagagaaagggggtCTCACGTGTATTTGGAGACACGCCTGCATTAATGCATGCAATTTATACTGATGGAAGTAGCGATATGAGCGCTTTTGTTTCCTTGTGGGGATGTTTGTTCTTTGTCCCAATGGCCTCTCTGTGGTGGGCTCAAGCTGCAACTTATCTCTCTCTCACTGTCTCTCTCTTCTGAAAACGTTTAATTTAATGGAAGTATTAGCAGAATCCTTGCAGCATTACAAGACCGACTCCAACCCCAATAACTGGAACACCATCCTCCCCATAGCCAGCCATAAAATCTGAAGGAAACCTGATAAACCTATAGCTGTTACAAAGCTGTCCCCTTATGTAATCCCAGTGAGTTCCAAACAGACACAACAAAAACAATTTTGAGATaggccttttcttcttcctcctcctgctcgAGCTGTATTCTCTCTATTTATAACATTCTTTTTATTAGCCTTGTTGTCCTCAAGGAGAACCACTTAGTTCAATCCCCTTCACAGTACGGACAAGAGGTCATATATAGATAGGTTTCAAGCCTCTGACTGGAGGAGGGAGATAAGGAGGAAGTCGCCCAATGTTAGGTTCGCCATCGCCGGCTCCCCCGCCACTTCTGGGTGGCACTACCGTCTCATCGCCCGCTCCGCAACCATTCAGTTCGCCTCACAATGCCACTAACACCAAGAAAAAGCGAAGGCCGGCCGGCACTCCAGGTGAACGATCATATATCTCGATTGAGATTTTACTGTGGTTATTACTATGGATGGGGTGAGGTCACCTTTCTTCGTCTTTGTTTCGCTAACCACCGTCTTTGTTGGGGCTGATTCTGGTGGCGATCAATAGATCCGGACGCGGAGGTGGTATCGCTGTCGCCGAGGACGCTGCTGGAGTCGGACCGGTACGTGTGCGAGATCTGCAACCAGGGGTTTCAGAGGGACCAGAACCTGCAGATGCACCGGCGGCGGCACAAGGTGCCGTGGAAGCTGCTGAAGCGGGAGGCGTCGGAGGTGCGGAAGCGGGTGTTCGTGTGCCCCGAGCCGACCTGCCTGCACCACGACCCGTGCCACGCCCTCGGCGACCTGGTCGGGATCAAGAAGCACTTCCGGCGCAAGCACAGCAGCCACCGGCAGTGGGTCTGCGCCAAGTGCTCCAAGGCCTACGCGGTGCAGTCCGACTACAAGGCCCACCTCAAGACCTGTGGCACCCGCGGCCACTCCTGCGACTGCGGCCGCGTCTTCTCCAGGTGCCGAGAAAGTTCATAAACCGTTTCAAGTTGTTCCTCGATCACCCTCGCAGGAGTTAATCGCTTCCtagtttattttctttttgtcttgaaCATCCAAGAAGAAGTTCATGATGGATTTCTTTGGGTTGATATGCTAAAAGCAGCTCCTTTTCCAAACACTTCTGGATCCCACTCTATTTCCATGGAGATAGCTATTCTTTTGTTAGGATATTTTGTTCCTTGTGTGCTTGCAGAGCCTCATAGGGTTTCTAAATCTGATCCATGGCAGCACACAATTCCCAACACCAGTGCTGATTTGCCGCTTTCCTCCTACCTATTTCTGGTTGCAGGGCCATTTAACTCCCTTCTCTTGACCATAGCGCCACTAATTTTCATAAACCGGAAGCTCGACTTGTTGTGAACTCCATATATCATCTTCTTGTATCATCCGTATCGTTTTCACATGCTACTCAGATCGAGACGGAAGGCTCAAAATCTTGAATATATGTGTTGCTCGACCCATCTCAgcaacatcattgatttttgtctCTGTACTTTGACCGCCACAGGGTGGAGAGCTTCATCGAGCACCAAGACACATGCACTGCTGGCCGAGCTCGAGCCGAGCTCCACATGTCCCAGCCGCCGGCATGCTTGTCTACGACGGCTTCCAGCCCGAGTCCATCGAGCGACACCAACTTCAGCCCCACAATGTGGCCCGGCCTAAGAACGCCGAATCCGGCGGCCGCGCTCTTCCTCACCCGGCCGGATCAACCTTCCTCGTCGCAGCAAGATCAGCACCGTACTCAGAACATCGAGCTCCAGCTTCTACCTCCATCCAATAACCAGCAGGCCGCCCTCCCTTCGGCCGTATTATCTCCTATAACTGATGAAGCTAAGGTCACCAAATTGCAACTCTCGCTAGGGCCTGCGGCTCGCCGCGCTCCTAATTCTGAGGACACGCAATTGGCTTCCACAAGACTCAAAGACGAGACGATGGAGCAGCTGAAGCTCGCCATGGCTGAGAAGGCATTGGCCGACGAGGCGAGGCAGCAAGCAAGGAGACAGCTCGAGTTAGCGGAGCGCGAGTTCGAGAACGCCAAGCGGATCCGGCAACAGGCGCAGCTGGAGCTGAATCGAGCTCACGCCATTAGGGAGCGTGCCGTGAAGCAGATCAACTCGACGCTGCTGCAGATCACCTGCTTCGCCTGCAGGCAGCAGTTCCGGGCGAAGCCCGGGATGGCCTCCGAGGAGAATTCTTTCGTCGTGAGCTACATGTCGTCGGTGGTGACCGAGGGTGAAGAAGAGAACGAGGAGCATAACCACCCAGAGAAGGTCTCAAAATCGTAGCTTCCCAGTATTATTTTGGGTTCCAAGTAGCGTTTTCCTTCGTTTCCGGTATTGGGTGATGACTGTAATTAAATTACCTTCAATGTTCAATGTGCACGTCAAGAGTGTTACTGTGACATGCAGTTGTGCTTCTCCTTTCCTAGTTGGATGATGATTACTTTTCCTTTCTCACCGTGATTATTCTATACATGGTTTCCTCCTCAGAAAACTCTATCTGTATTGTGACGAAGGAGGTCAGATGTGTTCATGCAGAGTGGACATGGCCATACGTTGTAACTCTGAAGCTTACTAAATAAATAGAGGAAGGTTGAGCACCGTTTAGGTCGTTATGAGTTGATGATCATCATGGTTCAAGTGAGGTTAAGACAAGAGTGGTTAATGGTAGAATAGCGTGCTTCCTTTCTTCTGTCTCTTTCCGCTCTCCGTCTGATTTGAAAGCCCACCTGCTCCCTATCGTATTGAGCAAAGGAAATTTACCTTGGTTTCGGTGGGATACTTGCAGGCCACAGGTTCTTAGGATGAACAGTGGCAGGAGGGAGGGGGGGAGCAAGAGCAATAAAAACAGAAGACTGATTGCTGACCCGAATCCACTAGAGATAAAAGTTGAGAGCCAATTAGATAGTGCAGGTTGCAGCAATAGCACTTGTCGCGCAAGaatacaaagagagagagagagagagagagaaggtgtgTGTTGGTGTGAAGGGTCAGAGCTTCAGTTGGCAAGGTACTTTTTTTCGCTACTGTTGGTCCCTACTCCATTCAAGTAGACAACCTCCCTCCCCCCGCATACAGACACGAGAACAAACACAGACATCATTCATGACGAGAACATCAAATGCCATGGTATTCAGTGCCACCCTCGTCTTTCTCCCCTCTCTCTTTCGTGCGGTTATGTACGCAGGGCTCTGAAAAGGGTGCAGAGGCAACAGTGGAGAAAGAGAGGGATTAAGGAGCGGCAGGGATGGCATTAACGCGCGGAACCAACCTATTGTGGTGATCGAAGGCAAACAAGCAGCAGCTACAGAGGGAGGAGGCCCCCTTGGCGTTGGACCTCGGCCAGCGTGCTCCGCTCTTCAGTATCCACACCACTACATCATCTCCCTCGCTTTCAATGAACTGTTCTTTTTTCctgctttctcttctttttaacCTTTTTATTCTCACTTTTTCTCACCTTGTGTGAGTTTGAGCTTGGCAGCGTGCGTACCTCTGGGTTTGTGTCGCAGGGGAGGAGCCGGCAGGCACTGGCGGTGGGTTCTCGGGCTGTGGCTGTGTGTAGCCTAGCTAGCCTTTTGCTTTGTTTTGCTCCATCTTTTCTTTGTCTCATGAGACGCTTGTACAGTGCAAGGGATTGACACTCTCTTTCACTCTTTTGTGGAgcaggactctctctctctctctctgccttggAAATTTCCCAGTCAAAACAAAAGAGCTTCTCTGTGTTTTGCCTAAGGACTTGCTTGTGGTCGTAGTAATTACTGAGATGGCATTTTGGCTAGGCCACAGTGTTTCCGGAGAAGAATGGGTTGAAGTCACCATGGGCTGAGCTTGGGCTACGTGAGTTTAATGGAAGTATACTCGAGTGATCTCAGCTACTATTAAGATTGGGTCACGGCATGGGTACTTAAATCGTGCAGTAGAAGGAGCGACTCAGCGAGTAGAGCACATTGTGAGGCGGTCCTAACTATATCGAATCCTGAATTATGAAGTCATGTACTCCAACATTAAGTTAATGTAAAGTACATAAATCGGGGTTttctgaattatatatatataattacgatAGGATTAATCAATCGAAGTAAATAGAAACTTAGATTTCATTTGAGTTGATGATATGGTCAAATTTTGATTATCAACCCGGTGAAACTAATATGATATGTTTTATTTTTCGAGTGTTAGTgtctaaaagattaaaaaaaattctttgttGCTGGATCTCGATGAAGACGTCAAACTATTTGATGGATAATGTTAGATGCATACATGAATTTTTAACTAGTAAGTTGTGTTGAGCGTTTTGGACAATGTACATACATGCATTGCTACTTTTATGATGTTCTACCTAAATCATTAGCCAATAAGATTAATTTTTATTCAAACAATCAGAAAATTATCGAGCTATTCTTTTGTGCATGATAAAAGTAGTAATGAGTTTTttgtaaatttattttttcttttttaatcgaGCTTTCGTTACCTTCTTATCCAAATTTGTGCGTATATATCACTCATGAATTGTTTACATATTGTTAAAATTTGAAATATATGAtttatataatttgataaaataaacTTATGATAGAGAATATATAATCATCTAGTCATCATATGATACACAAGCATCGTATAAGATCTGTGGGAGAAAAAGGACTAAACAGTTTGTCACTCACTTGCCCATACGGATATGAGAGTCTAAAGGATGATTTCGAATGACATaccaatatataaaaaaaaaaaatcattgtgaTAATCTTCATTCCTGAACTTATTACTGATTCtccctaaaaataataatatctatATTCCTactatttgtatttttatttaatcTAGAAAAAAGGACTAATATGAATCAATTATCATTAATTTAATTCAAATCAAAcattttacatcaatgattcaaatTTATCTCAATACAAGTGATCGTGGCATCGCCATGTGCAGGACAACATGGAGATGACCGGGAAAGGAAACCGGAATTTGGAGCCTAAGGAACTCCGTCGGCAACTTGTAGATTGGGAGTCGGCTGTTTATTTATTGCTTCTTTGGGAGTCGGCTAAGTGTTTGCGAAAATGTCTAACGCGTTGCCGACGCGCCGAACCATGTGGTCGCTTTGGGTCCACGCAGCGATCACCATTCAATAAAAAAACATTTTCTAACGGATACAAATTGGAAATCACGAAAGCCAAAAGTGTTTCTCAGAGTTATATCACAACcccctataaataaataaat of Musa acuminata AAA Group cultivar baxijiao chromosome BXJ1-7, Cavendish_Baxijiao_AAA, whole genome shotgun sequence contains these proteins:
- the LOC135679138 gene encoding protein indeterminate-domain 16-like, which translates into the protein MLGSPSPAPPPLLGGTTVSSPAPQPFSSPHNATNTKKKRRPAGTPDPDAEVVSLSPRTLLESDRYVCEICNQGFQRDQNLQMHRRRHKVPWKLLKREASEVRKRVFVCPEPTCLHHDPCHALGDLVGIKKHFRRKHSSHRQWVCAKCSKAYAVQSDYKAHLKTCGTRGHSCDCGRVFSRVESFIEHQDTCTAGRARAELHMSQPPACLSTTASSPSPSSDTNFSPTMWPGLRTPNPAAALFLTRPDQPSSSQQDQHRTQNIELQLLPPSNNQQAALPSAVLSPITDEAKVTKLQLSLGPAARRAPNSEDTQLASTRLKDETMEQLKLAMAEKALADEARQQARRQLELAEREFENAKRIRQQAQLELNRAHAIRERAVKQINSTLLQITCFACRQQFRAKPGMASEENSFVVSYMSSVVTEGEEENEEHNHPEKVSKS